Proteins encoded by one window of Nicotiana tabacum cultivar K326 chromosome 10, ASM71507v2, whole genome shotgun sequence:
- the LOC107769709 gene encoding uncharacterized protein LOC107769709, translated as MVQEEMTQRVKNLEQRLKNMQGLSGQKSVAFKDLCMFPDVHLPPGFKTPKFEKYDGHGDLIAHLKRYCNQLRGAGRNEELLMAYFGESLTGLVSEWFMDQDTSHWYVWDDMAQAFVKQFQYNIDIAPYRISLSNLKKKPTESFKEYAIKWRDQAARVKPPMDDHELITVFLHAQEPDYSQNMMSAVGKSFSEAIKMGEMVENGFKTGKIISQAVFKAATQAVQVESDNFSDTNEKVEEIMMTSGSRRGPMRTFRMYEQSPQVFHDFPEQYYPPQNPQYSVALPQYVVQPPKHPRRRVRASQNLQQPPQNFQVPYNPYPSQRYKGEQRLKDNFTPIGESYASLFGKLKHYGMIALIPPNHVDPRARSFDPSKRCEYHSNAQGHNVESCQDLKR; from the coding sequence atggtacaggaagaaatgacccaaagagtgaaaaacttagaacaacggttgaaaaacatgcaagggttgtcaggtcaaaagagtgttgccttcaaagatctatgtatgttccccgatgtccatttgccgcctggtttcaagactcccaaatttgaaaagtatgatggacatggagatctcATAGCCCACctaaaaaggtattgcaatcaattgagaggtgcaggaagaaatgaagaattgttgatggcttattttggagaaAGCCTTACGGGATTAgtctccgaatggtttatggatcaagacacgtctcactggtatgtctgggatgacatggcacaggcctttgtcaaacaattccaatacaacatcgacattgccccataccgcatttccctttcaaacctgaagaagaaaccaactgaaagtttcaaggaatatgccattaaatggagagatcaagcagctagagttaagccacccatggacgaccacgagctaatcactgtcttccttcacgctcaagagcctgattattctcaaaacatgatgtccgcagttggcaaatccttctcggaagcaatcaaaatgggagaaatggtagagaatggttttaagacaggcaaaattataagtcaagcagtttttaaagccgcaactcaggctgtccaggttgaatctgataattttagcgacacaaatgagaaggttgaagaaatcatgatgacatcagggtcgagaagaggtcccatGAGAACATTTCGAATGTATGAGCAGTCTCCTCAAGTTTTCCATGActtccctgagcagtattatccacctcagaaccctcaatactctgtcgctctacctcagtatgttgtccagccaccaaaacaccccagaaggcgagtacgagcatcacaaaatctccaacaacctccacaaaattttcaggtgccctataacccatatccaagccagaggtataaaggggaacaaaggttgaaagataattttacaccaataggagagtcctatgcaagcttatttgggAAGTTAAAGCATTATGGCATGATTGCacttattcctccaaatcatgtggacccacgtgcaagaagctttgacccttctaaaaggtgtgaataccattccaatgcccaggggcacaatgttgaaagctgtcagGATTTGAAAAGataa